The genomic segment TGACGAAGAAGTCCAAGCAACCCGGCAAAAAGGAGAAGACCAAGCGCAACCAGGAAGCGCCTTACCGCGGCTACGAGTACGAGCAAGTTCCGAGCTTCGAGGACTCGCCCTACGCACCACCGGACTACTCCACCGAGCCCTTTGCGGCACCTCCGCCTGCGGCGGCACCTGGATACGCGCCTCCAGCCTCTCCGGCTCCGGAACCGGCCTTCGAGGCTCCACCACCACCGGCCTATGAGCCACCACCTCCACCAGCCGCTGAGGGCCCGCGCAACTGGCTGGTGCCCCAGGTTCAGGACCGCTGATCAGCTGACCTTTTGCAGAACAGCTGAGTAAAACCCGTCGCCGCCCTCAGAGTCGCCCGGCCAGCTCTGTTGTTCACAGGCAAGCGTGAGTTCCGAAGATGTTTTCAGCAAGGCTGCAATCTGCTCAGCGTTTTCCGCTGGGTGCACCGTGCAGGTCGCGTAAACCATGCGCCCTCCGGGAGCGAGCAGCGGCAACAGGCTGCGGAGCAGCTGAGCCTGGAGGGGCAGCAATGCCTCAATCGCCTCCGGTGTGATTCGCCAGCGGGCATCGGGATGACGGGCGAGGGTGCCCAACCCTGAACAGGGAGCATCGATCAGGATCGCCTGGAAGTAGCCCTGCCACTGCGGCCGGGTGGAGGCGAGCTCAGCAGCATCGGCAGCCAGCGCCTGCACACTGCTGATGCCGAGACGCGCAGCATTGGCAGCGACCCGTTGCAGACGACCGGCGGAGCGGTCCACCGCCCAGAGTTCACCTTGATCATCGATCAGCTCCGCCAGATGCGTGGCCTTGCCTCCGGGTGCTGCGCAGGCATCAAGGATGCGCTCTCCAGGGGCTGGCAACAGAAGAGGGGCCACTCGTTGGGCTGCACGATCCTGCACTGACCAATGGCCCTCGTCATACCCGGGCCAACGACGCAGATCGCCGTTGTGGTGCAGCACCTCGAGCCCATCCGGGCAGCCGGGAATCGGTTGTGTGGCGATGTCCACAGCCGCCAGGGCTTCAGCCACCTGTTCCGGGCTGGCCTTGAGTCGATTGACCCGCAGATCCAGGGCCGGCACCTGGTTGCAGGCGCTGGCGACCGTGGCAGCCTCCGACTGGCCTCGCCACTGGATCAGTAGGGCTGTCAACCAGTCCGGCAGGGAATGCTGCAGAGCCTGTGAAGCGGCTGGGTCCGCCGGCAGCTCCAAACCCTCGCCGGCTTCGCGGGCACGCAAGGCACCCCGCAGAAGTCCGTTCACCACAGGAGCCAGGCGCGCCAACCCCACGGATTTCGCCAGCTCCACACTGGTGTTCACGGCAGCAGACGCTGGAATCCGCTCCATCCAGAACAACTGGTACAACCCCAGATGCAGCAGCCATCGCAGCTTGGGCGGCTGTTTCAGCGCGGGAACTTTGCCCAGCCGATCCAGCCAGGCATCCAGCCAGCGGCGGCGGCGGATGGCGCCGTAGGCAAGCTCGGTGGCCAACCCCCGGTTCTGCCCTTGAAGTGGCCTGTCCCGCAAGGCCCGTTCAAGAGCCACATCGGCGTAGGCCCCTGCCGCAACGGCCAGCAACACCTCCCAGGCCAATCGCCGCGATGCCAGACCGGTGATCGCTTTCGGGGGCAAGAGGGCCATCCATCAATCTCCAGAACTAGCGTCCGGCCGCCAGAGGAACCGGCGCAAGGGCAGGCGACCCTGGGCGTCGACGGGGATGCCTTCAGCCAACAAGAGTTCTCGCTGGATCCAGTCGCTCCCTTCGCGGCTGAGGCTCATCGAGATACGGCCCTGGGCATTCACCACCCGATGCCAGGGAACATCCGACGGCAACTTGAGCCTGCGCAGAGCCCAGCCCACCTGGCGGGCACACCCCCAGGCCCCGATCAGATCGGCGATCTGGCCGTAGGTGGCCAACTGTCCCGCTGGGATGCGGGCGACCGCACTCCACACACGTCGATCAAAACCCTTCT from the Synechococcus sp. KORDI-100 genome contains:
- a CDS encoding 16S rRNA (cytosine(967)-C(5))-methyltransferase, with the translated sequence MALLPPKAITGLASRRLAWEVLLAVAAGAYADVALERALRDRPLQGQNRGLATELAYGAIRRRRWLDAWLDRLGKVPALKQPPKLRWLLHLGLYQLFWMERIPASAAVNTSVELAKSVGLARLAPVVNGLLRGALRAREAGEGLELPADPAASQALQHSLPDWLTALLIQWRGQSEAATVASACNQVPALDLRVNRLKASPEQVAEALAAVDIATQPIPGCPDGLEVLHHNGDLRRWPGYDEGHWSVQDRAAQRVAPLLLPAPGERILDACAAPGGKATHLAELIDDQGELWAVDRSAGRLQRVAANAARLGISSVQALAADAAELASTRPQWQGYFQAILIDAPCSGLGTLARHPDARWRITPEAIEALLPLQAQLLRSLLPLLAPGGRMVYATCTVHPAENAEQIAALLKTSSELTLACEQQSWPGDSEGGDGFYSAVLQKVS
- a CDS encoding MGMT family protein; protein product: MAEKGFDRRVWSAVARIPAGQLATYGQIADLIGAWGCARQVGWALRRLKLPSDVPWHRVVNAQGRISMSLSREGSDWIQRELLLAEGIPVDAQGRLPLRRFLWRPDASSGD